The following are encoded in a window of Nomia melanderi isolate GNS246 chromosome 6, iyNomMela1, whole genome shotgun sequence genomic DNA:
- the mnb gene encoding minibrain isoform X2 gives MLHGTNTNKCSSWNPGTSNNVYYAKKKRRAQQMQGEDGSHKKERKLYNDGWDDDNHDYIIKNGEKFLDRYEIDSLIGKGSFGQVVKAFDHEEQTQVAIKIIKNKKPFLNQAQIEVRLLEMMNRADTDNKYYIVKLKRHFMWRNHLCLVFELLSYNLYDLLRNTNFRGVSLNLTRKFAQQLCTALLFLSTPELNIIHCDLKPENILLCNPKRSAIKIVDFGSSCQLGQRIYQYIQSRFYRSPEVLLGIPYDLAIDMWSLGCILVEMHTGEPLFSGANEVDQMNKIVEVLGMPPKHILDQAHKARKYFDKIPTDGSYVLKKSKDGKKYKPPGTRRLHDILGVESGGPGGRRIGEPGHSISDYLKFKDLILRMLDFDPKTRVTPYYALQHNFFKRTADEGTNTNIAAANSANTSPAVVSMSQDHGLVTMSGQGSSNSGNPMQGSSLPGGYQPMECESSPRHLGSRRVVTTGYPSTSATGVSASGPMSMQSVDSSLIQSSLGSYNSLILPGIPHLPAMMTSPMIQQQNFYNYGYPTTDAHGIVRQPSTVSTGKQRDPEREDSPMVGVCVQQSPVAIH, from the exons GTTTATTACGCTAAGAAGAAGAGAAGGGCGCAACAGATGCAAGGAGAAGATGGTTCCcataaaaaggaaagaaaattgtacAACGATGGCTGGGATGACGATAATCATGattatattatcaaaaatgGGGAAAAGTTCCTCGATCGCTATGAGATCGATTCGTTAATAG GTAAAGGCAGTTTCGGCCAAGTAGTAAAAGCGTTTGATCATGAAGAACAAACGCAAGTGGCAATAAAAATTATCAAGAATAAAAAACCTTTTCTAAATCAAGCGCAAATCGAAGTGAGGCTATTGGAAATGATGAACAGGGCGGATAccgataacaaatattatatag TTAAGCTGAAAAGGCATTTTATGTGGCGGAATCACTTATGTCTGGTATTCGAACTGTTATCGTATAATCTATATGATCTACTTAGAAATACGAATTTTCGAGGAGTGTCGTTGAACTTAACGAGAAAGTTTGCACAGCAACTGTGTACTGCCCTTTTGTTCCTGTCTACACCGGAATTGAACATCATTCACTGTGATCTGAAACCCGAAAACATACTTTTGTGCAATCCCAAACGAAGTGCGATAAAAATAGTGGACTTCGGTAGTTCGTGTCAGCTTGGACAAAGA ATATACCAGTATATTCAATCTAGGTTTTATCGATCTCCTGAAGTCTTGTTAGGAATACCTTACGACCTTGCGATAGACATGTGGAGTCTAGGATGTATTTTAGTTGAAATGCATACAGGAGAACCTCTGTTCAGTGGGGCCAATGAG GTCGATCAAATGAATAAAATCGTAGAAGTACTAGGAATGCCACCGAAACATATATTGGACCAAGCGCACAAAGCGCGGAAATACTTTGACAAAATCCCCACGGATGGCTCGTATGTGCTGAAAAAATCTAAGGACGGTAAAAAGTACAAACCTCCTGGCACGAGGCGCCTGCACGATATCTTGGGCGTGGAAAGCGGAGGCCCTGGTGGTAGAAGGATAGGTGAACCTGGCCATTCAATTTCTGATTACCTCAAATTCAAAGACTTGATTCTGCGGATGCTGGATTTTGATCCGAAAACAAGGGTGACGCCGTATTACGCACTTCAGCACAATTTCTTTAAGCGAACAGCCGACGAGGGGACCAACACGAATATTGCTGCTGCCAACAGTGCTAACACGAGCCCGGCAGTAGTATCGATGAGCCAGGATCACG GACTGGTAACCATGTCAGGACAGGGAAGCAGTAACAGTGGCAATCCGATGCAAGGATCAAGTCTCCCTGGTGGCTACCAACCGATGGAATGCGAGTCTTCGCCTCGGCATTTGGGCAGTCGACGCGTGGTAACGACAGGTTATCCATCAACCTCGGCCACCGGGGTCTCTGCATCCGGGCCAATGTCCATGCAATCTGTAGACAGCTCCCTGATACAAAGCTCTCTTGGATCGTATAATAGCCTAATTCTCCCTGGAATACCCCATCTGCCTGCGATGATGACTTCGCCGATGATTCAGCAGCAGAATTTCTATAATTACGGCTATCCGACGACTGATGCGCACGGGATAGTCAGGCAACCGTCGACAGTCTCGACCGGTAAACAGAGAGATCCGGAAAGGGAAGACAGTCCTATGGTTGGAGTATGCGTCCAGCAGAGTCCAGTAGCTATTCACTGA
- the Aps gene encoding diphosphoinositol polyphosphate phosphohydrolase 1 Aps, giving the protein MVKEKPNSIRIYDSEGYRRRAACICVKNDLEDEVLLVTSSRRPDSWIVPGGGVEPEEEPAVTALREVREEAGVLGQLGRCLGIFENVEHKHRTQVWVMRVTEELPEWEDSRAIGRKRKWFTIPEALLQLAQHKPVQRSYIHSLHNTNPRHNPSISPPHHSHTTVTSIQLMNNSSNNSHLNKHS; this is encoded by the exons ATGGTCAAAGAGAAACCAAATTCAATTCGTATTTACGATTCGGAAGGCTATAGACGTAGGGCTGCATGTATCTGCGTCAAAAACGATCTTGAGGATGAG GTACTTTTGGTTACATCCAGTCGAAGACCAGATAGTTGGATAGTGCCTGGTGGTGGCGTTGAACCAGAAGAAGAACCTGCGGTAACTGCACTACGAGAAGTAAGAGAAGAGGCTGGAGTTTTAGGACAATTAGGCAGATGTCTTGGCATATTTGAG AATGTGGAACACAAACATAGAACACAAGTGTGGGTTATGCGGGTAACAGAAGAACTACCAGAATGGGAAGATTCACGTGCTATTGGTCGAAAACGAAAATGGTTCACTATACCAGAGGCCTTACTTCAGCTTGCTCAGCACAAACCCGTCCAACGTTCTTATATACACAGCCTCCATAATACCAATCCACGACATAATCCCAGTATCTCACCACCTCACCATTCACATACTACTGTAACATCTATTCAGTTAATGAATAATTCTAGTAACAATTCCCATCTTAATAAACACAGCTAA
- the Pms2 gene encoding mismatch repair endonuclease PMS2 isoform X2 produces the protein MAEPPPTIEKSKKINVINKQTIHKICSGQVVLDIATAIKELVENSLDSGATLIDIKLRDYGKTCISVSDNGSGVLEEDFEGLGLKHHTSKLQEFSDLTQVNTFGFRGEALSSLCSLSKLTIITRHLTSEHGFKLQFDRNGILEKKEAYAREIGTTVHVTDIFKCLPVRAKELQKNLKREYTRAIQVLYSYCLVSTQTKITCTNSVSGKSNHVVSTANSSDILSNINVIFGRKSSNGLVKLELLPPDETTLQEYNLPNNTVIDFEWICYVSSCDHNIGRSAPDRQFFYINGRPCDLIKISKLINHIYHKYNNKQYPFIFLNLKLNKQSTDINVTPDKRTIFCTQEHLVLATLKFSLTTKWDNLQGSFTVTPLPDLQLRIKRAISPTNTDPPAKRLQNLHSEPYNQKEEYLQKYIEKKSIQCDTDNDENCDIQTYVSQIKILSDVEMSINILKIKQKLGESRSQKQKFTNTNTRIKYKVQMDSTQNSNAENELKRELTKESFHEMEIIGQFNLGFIIARLKEDLFIIDQHATDEKYRFEKLNNKTQLKTQKLIVPKSLNLSSLNEAILIEHQKTFEDNGFFFKINSEAESGHRVDLTGIPVSGYWQFGKDDIEELIFLIREGGIENKENHIYRPSRVRQMLASRACRSAVMIGTALNNNEMQKLITQMAQMENPWSCPHGRPTIRHLLSLHLTHK, from the exons atggcAGAACCACCTCCAACAAtagaaaaatcgaagaaaattaatgttataaataaacagACGATTCATAAAATTTGTTCTGGACAG GTGGTATTAGATATTGCAACTGCCATAAAAGAACTTGTAGAAAATAGTTTAGATAGCGGAGCTACATTAATCGATATTAAATTAAGGGATTATGGGAAAACATGTATTAGCGTCAGTGACAATGGTAGTGGCGTCTTGGAAGAAGACTTTGAAGGATTAG gATTAAAACATCATACATCTAAACTTCAAGAATTCTCAGATTTAACGCAAGTAAATACATTCGGATTTCGTGGAGAAGCTCTAAGCTCTCTTTGTTCTTTGTCGAAATTAACTATTATTACGAGGCACTTGACCAGTGAACATGGTTTCAAGTTACAGTTTGATCGTAACGGTATactagaaaaaaaggaagcatATGCAAGAGAAATAGGAACTACTGTACATGTTACAGATATCTTCAAGTGTCTACCTGTTAGAGCAAAAGAACTTCAAAAGAATCTTAAAAGAGAATATACTCGTGCCATTCAAGTATTATACAGTTATTGTTTAGTTTCCACTCAAACAAAGATAACATGTACTAATTCAGTGTCAGGCAAATCTAATCATGTTGTTAGTACTGCAAATTCCAGTGACATTTTAAGTAACATCAATGTAATATTTGGTAGAAAATCTTCTAACGGACTTGTTAAACTTGAACTGTTACCACCTGATGAAACAACATTGCAAGAATATAACTTACCAAATAATACAGTTATAGACTTTGAGTGGATCTGTTATGTTAGTAGTTGTGATCATAATATTGGGCGATCTGCTCCAGAtagacaatttttttatataaatggtCGTCCATGTGATCTCATAAAAATTAGTAAACTAATAAATCATATTTAccacaaatataataataaacaatatccattcatttttttaaatttaaagctAAATAAACAGTCAACTGATATTAATGTAACTCCAGATAAAAGAACTATTTTTTGTACACAAGAACATTTAGTATTAGCAACTTTGAAATTTAGCTTGACAACAAAATGGGACAATCTACAAGGAAGTTTTACTGTGACACCACTGCCAGATTTACAATTAAGAATAAAAAGAGCAATTTCCCCCACAAATACAGATCCTCCAGCAAAAAGATTACAAAATTTACACTCTGAACCATACAACCAGAAAGAAGAAtatcttcaaaaatatatagaaaagaaaagtataCAATGCGATACTGACAATGATGAAAATTGTGATATACAAACTTATGTaagtcaaataaaaatattaagcgATGTAGAAAtgtcaattaatattttaaagataaaacAAAAACTTGGAGAAAGTAGAAGTCAAAAACAGAAATTTACAAATACAAACACAAGAATCAAATACAAAGTACAAATGGATTCAACCCAAAATTCTAACGCTGAAAACGAATTGAAACGAGAGTTAACGAAAGAATCTTTCCATGAG atGGAGATCATAGGACAATTTAATCTTGGTTTTATCATAGCTCGTTTAAAGGAAGATCTATTTATAATTGATCAGCATGCTACAGATGAAAAGTATCGttttgaaaaactaaataacaaaacACAATTGAAAACACAGAAATTAATTGTTCctaaatctttgaatctttcTTCTTTAAATGAAGCAATATTAATTGAACATCAAAAAACATTTGAAGATAACGgttttttcttcaaaattaattcTGAAG ctGAATCTGGGCATCGTGTAGATTTAACAGGTATACCAGTTAGTGGTTATTGGCAATTTGGGAAAGATGATatagaagaattaatttttctcaTTAGGGAAGGGggtatagaaaataaagaaaatcatatatatcGTCCATCTCGAGTAAGGCAAATGTTAGCATCAAGAGCTTGCCGCAGTGCAGTTATGATTGGCACTGcactaaataataatgaaatgcaAAAGTTAATAACGCAAATGGCACAAATGGAGAATCCTTGGAGTTGCCCTCATGGTAGACCAACTATAAGGCACCTACTATCTTTACATCTGACACataaatga
- the mnb gene encoding minibrain isoform X1 — translation MEYGSGGGGGGGGRGGVQPPSAAARGMTGTDTTDAAWHKHEQMLLMESRHKQQLSGRAGTGGGGGGGGGAPLYGRLVAEEPLPPSVCGGAGAGGGTGGVPQETPADIHAMQARIPPRFRDPATAPLRKLSVDLIKTYKHINEVYYAKKKRRAQQMQGEDGSHKKERKLYNDGWDDDNHDYIIKNGEKFLDRYEIDSLIGKGSFGQVVKAFDHEEQTQVAIKIIKNKKPFLNQAQIEVRLLEMMNRADTDNKYYIVKLKRHFMWRNHLCLVFELLSYNLYDLLRNTNFRGVSLNLTRKFAQQLCTALLFLSTPELNIIHCDLKPENILLCNPKRSAIKIVDFGSSCQLGQRIYQYIQSRFYRSPEVLLGIPYDLAIDMWSLGCILVEMHTGEPLFSGANEVDQMNKIVEVLGMPPKHILDQAHKARKYFDKIPTDGSYVLKKSKDGKKYKPPGTRRLHDILGVESGGPGGRRIGEPGHSISDYLKFKDLILRMLDFDPKTRVTPYYALQHNFFKRTADEGTNTNIAAANSANTSPAVVSMSQDHGLVTMSGQGSSNSGNPMQGSSLPGGYQPMECESSPRHLGSRRVVTTGYPSTSATGVSASGPMSMQSVDSSLIQSSLGSYNSLILPGIPHLPAMMTSPMIQQQNFYNYGYPTTDAHGIVRQPSTVSTGKQRDPEREDSPMVGVCVQQSPVAIH, via the exons TAAGCGGGAGGGCGGGAACGGGCGGAGGCGGTGGCGGCGGGGGTGGCGCACCCCTTTATGGTCGTTTGGTAGCGGAGGAGCCCCTGCCCCCCTCAGTATGCGGGGGCGCCGGTGCCGGTGGCGGAACCGGCGGGGTTCCCCAAGAAACTCCTGCGGATATTCACGCCATGCAAGCTAGGATACCCCCTAGGTTTCGTGATCCAGCCACCGCACCCCTTAGGAAACTCAGTGTCGATCTCATCAAAACTTACAAGCACATCAATGAG GTTTATTACGCTAAGAAGAAGAGAAGGGCGCAACAGATGCAAGGAGAAGATGGTTCCcataaaaaggaaagaaaattgtacAACGATGGCTGGGATGACGATAATCATGattatattatcaaaaatgGGGAAAAGTTCCTCGATCGCTATGAGATCGATTCGTTAATAG GTAAAGGCAGTTTCGGCCAAGTAGTAAAAGCGTTTGATCATGAAGAACAAACGCAAGTGGCAATAAAAATTATCAAGAATAAAAAACCTTTTCTAAATCAAGCGCAAATCGAAGTGAGGCTATTGGAAATGATGAACAGGGCGGATAccgataacaaatattatatag TTAAGCTGAAAAGGCATTTTATGTGGCGGAATCACTTATGTCTGGTATTCGAACTGTTATCGTATAATCTATATGATCTACTTAGAAATACGAATTTTCGAGGAGTGTCGTTGAACTTAACGAGAAAGTTTGCACAGCAACTGTGTACTGCCCTTTTGTTCCTGTCTACACCGGAATTGAACATCATTCACTGTGATCTGAAACCCGAAAACATACTTTTGTGCAATCCCAAACGAAGTGCGATAAAAATAGTGGACTTCGGTAGTTCGTGTCAGCTTGGACAAAGA ATATACCAGTATATTCAATCTAGGTTTTATCGATCTCCTGAAGTCTTGTTAGGAATACCTTACGACCTTGCGATAGACATGTGGAGTCTAGGATGTATTTTAGTTGAAATGCATACAGGAGAACCTCTGTTCAGTGGGGCCAATGAG GTCGATCAAATGAATAAAATCGTAGAAGTACTAGGAATGCCACCGAAACATATATTGGACCAAGCGCACAAAGCGCGGAAATACTTTGACAAAATCCCCACGGATGGCTCGTATGTGCTGAAAAAATCTAAGGACGGTAAAAAGTACAAACCTCCTGGCACGAGGCGCCTGCACGATATCTTGGGCGTGGAAAGCGGAGGCCCTGGTGGTAGAAGGATAGGTGAACCTGGCCATTCAATTTCTGATTACCTCAAATTCAAAGACTTGATTCTGCGGATGCTGGATTTTGATCCGAAAACAAGGGTGACGCCGTATTACGCACTTCAGCACAATTTCTTTAAGCGAACAGCCGACGAGGGGACCAACACGAATATTGCTGCTGCCAACAGTGCTAACACGAGCCCGGCAGTAGTATCGATGAGCCAGGATCACG GACTGGTAACCATGTCAGGACAGGGAAGCAGTAACAGTGGCAATCCGATGCAAGGATCAAGTCTCCCTGGTGGCTACCAACCGATGGAATGCGAGTCTTCGCCTCGGCATTTGGGCAGTCGACGCGTGGTAACGACAGGTTATCCATCAACCTCGGCCACCGGGGTCTCTGCATCCGGGCCAATGTCCATGCAATCTGTAGACAGCTCCCTGATACAAAGCTCTCTTGGATCGTATAATAGCCTAATTCTCCCTGGAATACCCCATCTGCCTGCGATGATGACTTCGCCGATGATTCAGCAGCAGAATTTCTATAATTACGGCTATCCGACGACTGATGCGCACGGGATAGTCAGGCAACCGTCGACAGTCTCGACCGGTAAACAGAGAGATCCGGAAAGGGAAGACAGTCCTATGGTTGGAGTATGCGTCCAGCAGAGTCCAGTAGCTATTCACTGA
- the Pms2 gene encoding mismatch repair endonuclease PMS2 isoform X1: MAEPPPTIEKSKKINVINKQTIHKICSGQVVLDIATAIKELVENSLDSGATLIDIKLRDYGKTCISVSDNGSGVLEEDFEGLGLKHHTSKLQEFSDLTQVNTFGFRGEALSSLCSLSKLTIITRHLTSEHGFKLQFDRNGILEKKEAYAREIGTTVHVTDIFKCLPVRAKELQKNLKREYTRAIQVLYSYCLVSTQTKITCTNSVSGKSNHVVSTANSSDILSNINVIFGRKSSNGLVKLELLPPDETTLQEYNLPNNTVIDFEWICYVSSCDHNIGRSAPDRQFFYINGRPCDLIKISKLINHIYHKYNNKQYPFIFLNLKLNKQSTDINVTPDKRTIFCTQEHLVLATLKFSLTTKWDNLQGSFTVTPLPDLQLRIKRAISPTNTDPPAKRLQNLHSEPYNQKEEYLQKYIEKKSIQCDTDNDENCDIQTYVSQIKILSDVEMSINILKIKQKLGESRSQKQKFTNTNTRIKYKVQMDSTQNSNAENELKRELTKESFHEMEIIGQFNLGFIIARLKEDLFIIDQHATDEKYRFEKLNNKTQLKTQKLIVPKSLNLSSLNEAILIEHQKTFEDNGFFFKINSEGKSESGHRVDLTGIPVSGYWQFGKDDIEELIFLIREGGIENKENHIYRPSRVRQMLASRACRSAVMIGTALNNNEMQKLITQMAQMENPWSCPHGRPTIRHLLSLHLTHK, translated from the exons atggcAGAACCACCTCCAACAAtagaaaaatcgaagaaaattaatgttataaataaacagACGATTCATAAAATTTGTTCTGGACAG GTGGTATTAGATATTGCAACTGCCATAAAAGAACTTGTAGAAAATAGTTTAGATAGCGGAGCTACATTAATCGATATTAAATTAAGGGATTATGGGAAAACATGTATTAGCGTCAGTGACAATGGTAGTGGCGTCTTGGAAGAAGACTTTGAAGGATTAG gATTAAAACATCATACATCTAAACTTCAAGAATTCTCAGATTTAACGCAAGTAAATACATTCGGATTTCGTGGAGAAGCTCTAAGCTCTCTTTGTTCTTTGTCGAAATTAACTATTATTACGAGGCACTTGACCAGTGAACATGGTTTCAAGTTACAGTTTGATCGTAACGGTATactagaaaaaaaggaagcatATGCAAGAGAAATAGGAACTACTGTACATGTTACAGATATCTTCAAGTGTCTACCTGTTAGAGCAAAAGAACTTCAAAAGAATCTTAAAAGAGAATATACTCGTGCCATTCAAGTATTATACAGTTATTGTTTAGTTTCCACTCAAACAAAGATAACATGTACTAATTCAGTGTCAGGCAAATCTAATCATGTTGTTAGTACTGCAAATTCCAGTGACATTTTAAGTAACATCAATGTAATATTTGGTAGAAAATCTTCTAACGGACTTGTTAAACTTGAACTGTTACCACCTGATGAAACAACATTGCAAGAATATAACTTACCAAATAATACAGTTATAGACTTTGAGTGGATCTGTTATGTTAGTAGTTGTGATCATAATATTGGGCGATCTGCTCCAGAtagacaatttttttatataaatggtCGTCCATGTGATCTCATAAAAATTAGTAAACTAATAAATCATATTTAccacaaatataataataaacaatatccattcatttttttaaatttaaagctAAATAAACAGTCAACTGATATTAATGTAACTCCAGATAAAAGAACTATTTTTTGTACACAAGAACATTTAGTATTAGCAACTTTGAAATTTAGCTTGACAACAAAATGGGACAATCTACAAGGAAGTTTTACTGTGACACCACTGCCAGATTTACAATTAAGAATAAAAAGAGCAATTTCCCCCACAAATACAGATCCTCCAGCAAAAAGATTACAAAATTTACACTCTGAACCATACAACCAGAAAGAAGAAtatcttcaaaaatatatagaaaagaaaagtataCAATGCGATACTGACAATGATGAAAATTGTGATATACAAACTTATGTaagtcaaataaaaatattaagcgATGTAGAAAtgtcaattaatattttaaagataaaacAAAAACTTGGAGAAAGTAGAAGTCAAAAACAGAAATTTACAAATACAAACACAAGAATCAAATACAAAGTACAAATGGATTCAACCCAAAATTCTAACGCTGAAAACGAATTGAAACGAGAGTTAACGAAAGAATCTTTCCATGAG atGGAGATCATAGGACAATTTAATCTTGGTTTTATCATAGCTCGTTTAAAGGAAGATCTATTTATAATTGATCAGCATGCTACAGATGAAAAGTATCGttttgaaaaactaaataacaaaacACAATTGAAAACACAGAAATTAATTGTTCctaaatctttgaatctttcTTCTTTAAATGAAGCAATATTAATTGAACATCAAAAAACATTTGAAGATAACGgttttttcttcaaaattaattcTGAAGGTAAAT ctGAATCTGGGCATCGTGTAGATTTAACAGGTATACCAGTTAGTGGTTATTGGCAATTTGGGAAAGATGATatagaagaattaatttttctcaTTAGGGAAGGGggtatagaaaataaagaaaatcatatatatcGTCCATCTCGAGTAAGGCAAATGTTAGCATCAAGAGCTTGCCGCAGTGCAGTTATGATTGGCACTGcactaaataataatgaaatgcaAAAGTTAATAACGCAAATGGCACAAATGGAGAATCCTTGGAGTTGCCCTCATGGTAGACCAACTATAAGGCACCTACTATCTTTACATCTGACACataaatga
- the l(2)09851 gene encoding WD repeat-containing protein 1 l(2)09851 — protein sequence MTVFYKEIPKDMEVEPIDDITENMDESSNDSDGEDSTDNENIEETGDQNSESKVYLPGRPLESGEELVVDKSAYRMLHHAQSGAPCLSFDVILDDLGSNREDYPLTMYLIAGTQAAKAHVNNLLVMKMKNLHGITNEDSEDELEDDESDDEDIKPPVMSVAPIKHQGCVNRVRYTKIGQTPLAASWSELGRVHIWNLEEQLKVLENEEQLHEYRKKSEKNDSGIKALFTFKGHLSEGYGLDWCSTEVGTLASGDCKGNIHIWRIDDNKDCTTWHVDQRPYSSHVPSSVEDLQWSPNERHVLASCSVDKSIKIWDTRVSPQSACMLTAADVHTADINVISWNRKESQFLVSGGDDGLICVWDLRQFGPNTQPLAMFKQHTAPVTTIEWHPQEATVFASGGADDQIAEWDLSVETDHLEETENNELKDLPPQLLFIHQGQTDIKELHWHPQCPGVVISTAHSGFNIFRTISV from the exons ATGACTgtcttttataaagaaattcctAAAGACATGGAGGTTGAACCAATCGATGACATTACCGAGAATATGGATGAAAGTAGCAACGACAGTGATGGAGAAGATTCAACcgataatgaaaatattgaagagacaGGGGACCAGAATAGTGAATCTAAAGTGTATCTTCCAGGACGACCATTAGAAAGTGGAGAAGAACTTGTTGTTGACAAATCAGCATACAGAATGTTACATCATGCGCAATCTGGTGCACCTTGTCTTAGTTTCGATGTAATTTTAGACGACTTAGGAAGTAACAGAGAAGATTATCCTCTAACTATGTACTTGATTGCTGGAACTCAAGCAGCTAAGGCTCATGTAAATAATCTTCttgtaatgaaaatgaaaaatcttcatgGTATAACAAATGAAGATTCTGAAGATGAATTAGAAGATGATGAATCAGACGATGAAGATATCAAACCTCCAGTAATGTCTGTTGCACCGATAAAACATCAAGGCTGCGTTAATAGAGTAAG ATATACAAAAATTGGTCAAACACCTCTAGCAGCAAGTTGGAGCGAACTGGGTCGTGTACATATTTGGAATTTAGAAGAACAATTAAAAGTACTTGAAAATGAGGAGCAGCTTCATGAATATCgcaaaaaaagtgaaaaaaatgatagtggtatcaaggcattatttacttttaaaggACACCTTTCAGAAGGGTATGGTCTCGATTGGTGTTCAACAGAAGTAGGTACTTTAGCTTCTGGTGACTGCAAAGGCAACATTCATATATGGCGCATTGATGACAATAAAGATTGTACAACATGGCATGTTGATCAAAGACCCTATAGTTCACATGTACCATCCAGTGTTGAAGATCTTCAGTGGTCTCCTAATGAGAGACATGTATTGGCTTCGTGTTCTGTTGATAAAAG CATTAAAATTTGGGATACAAGGGTAAGTCCACAATCTGCCTGCATGTTAACAGCAGCTGACGTTCACACTGCTGACATTAATGTAATCTCCTGGAATCGTAAAGAAAGTCAGTTTCTTGTGTCTGGTGGTGATGATGGTTTAATTTGTGTATGGGATCTGCGTCAGTTTGGTCCTAATACACAGCCACTAGCCATGTTTAAGCAACATACAGCACCAGTTACAACGATAGAATGGCACCCTCAGGAAGCCACAGTTTTTGCTTCTGGTGGTGCTGATGATCAAATTGCAGAGTGGGATTTGTCAGTGGAAACTGATCACttagaagaaacagaaaataatgagcTGAAAGATTTACCTCCacaattattattcatacatcAAGGTCAAACAGACATTAAAGAACTACATTGGCATCCTCAATGTCCTGGTGTTGTAATATCAACAGCGCATTCAGGGTTCAATATATTTCGTACAATTAGTGtgtaa